A genomic window from Martelella lutilitoris includes:
- a CDS encoding cytochrome ubiquinol oxidase subunit I codes for MELDIVALSRLQFAMTALYHFLFVPLTLGLSMIVAIMETTYVMTGRKIWRQMTKFWGTLFGINFVLGVSTGIVMEFQFGMNWSYYSHYVGDIFGAPLAIEGLMAFFLEATFVGLFFFGWDRMSRVAHLITTWCVAIGSNLSALWILIANGWMQNPVGSTFNPVTMRMEVSNFFAVLTNPVAQAKFVHTVSAGYVTASVFVLGVSAWYVLKGRHSELAKRSMTVACSFGLAAALSVVVLGDESGYLTTEHQKMKLAAIESMWETEPAPASFTLFGIPDTQDRETHYAVRIPWVMGLIGTRSLDTPIEGINELVESGKTRIENGIQAYTALTNMRANMGTGTPDTADQAIFEQYGNDLGYAYLLKRFVDDPSQATPAQIEQAANSLVPPVGTLFWSFRIMVGAGFLFIAVMATFFYLSARRRLDAHRWLLHVAVWIIPLPWIAAECGWIVAELGRQPWIIEGILPTALAVSSLGAGTLLLTLAGFVAIYTVLFVIEMGLMLAAIRKGPQPDNGPEMPVLGFRRVQGTMTPAE; via the coding sequence ATGGAACTGGACATCGTGGCGCTATCGCGCCTTCAATTTGCTATGACGGCGCTATACCACTTTTTGTTTGTGCCGTTGACGCTGGGCCTTTCCATGATCGTTGCGATCATGGAGACGACCTACGTCATGACAGGCCGCAAGATCTGGCGGCAAATGACTAAATTCTGGGGGACGCTGTTCGGCATCAATTTCGTGCTCGGCGTATCGACCGGCATCGTGATGGAATTCCAGTTCGGCATGAACTGGAGCTATTACAGCCACTATGTCGGCGACATCTTCGGCGCACCTCTCGCGATTGAAGGGCTGATGGCCTTCTTCCTCGAAGCAACCTTCGTGGGCCTGTTCTTCTTCGGCTGGGACCGCATGTCGCGGGTCGCCCATCTGATCACCACCTGGTGCGTGGCCATCGGCTCGAACCTCTCGGCTCTGTGGATCCTGATCGCCAATGGCTGGATGCAGAACCCGGTCGGCTCGACCTTCAACCCGGTCACTATGCGCATGGAGGTCTCGAACTTCTTCGCGGTTCTGACCAACCCGGTCGCCCAGGCGAAGTTCGTCCACACCGTTTCTGCCGGCTATGTCACCGCTTCGGTCTTCGTGCTCGGCGTTTCCGCCTGGTACGTGCTGAAAGGCCGGCATTCCGAGCTCGCCAAGCGGTCGATGACGGTAGCCTGTTCCTTCGGCCTGGCCGCTGCCCTTTCGGTGGTCGTGCTCGGCGACGAAAGCGGTTATCTGACCACCGAACACCAGAAGATGAAGCTGGCGGCAATCGAATCCATGTGGGAAACCGAGCCCGCGCCCGCCTCCTTCACCCTGTTCGGCATTCCCGACACGCAGGACCGCGAGACGCATTACGCCGTCAGGATCCCGTGGGTCATGGGCCTGATCGGCACGCGATCGCTCGACACGCCGATTGAGGGCATCAACGAACTGGTGGAAAGCGGCAAGACCCGGATCGAAAACGGCATCCAGGCCTATACCGCGCTCACCAACATGCGCGCCAATATGGGCACCGGCACGCCGGACACGGCGGACCAGGCGATCTTCGAGCAGTATGGCAACGATCTCGGCTACGCCTATCTTCTGAAGCGTTTCGTCGATGACCCGAGCCAGGCGACGCCGGCCCAGATCGAACAGGCCGCAAACAGCCTCGTTCCGCCGGTCGGCACGCTGTTCTGGTCGTTCCGCATCATGGTCGGAGCCGGCTTCCTGTTCATCGCGGTGATGGCGACCTTCTTCTACCTGTCGGCCCGCCGCCGCCTCGATGCACATCGCTGGCTGCTGCATGTCGCGGTCTGGATCATTCCGCTGCCGTGGATTGCCGCCGAATGTGGCTGGATCGTCGCCGAACTCGGCCGCCAGCCATGGATCATCGAGGGCATCCTGCCGACGGCGCTCGCCGTTTCCAGCCTCGGCGCAGGCACGCTGCTTCTGACGCTCGCCGGCTTCGTCGCAATCTATACGGTGCTGTTCGTCATCGAAATGGGCCTGATGCTCGCCGCGATCCGCAAGGGACCGCAGCCTGACAACGGACCCGAGATGCCTGTGCTCGGCTTCCGCCGCGTCCAGGGCACCATGACACCCGCGGAGTAA
- a CDS encoding MFS transporter: protein MNTADSPDTARRNIRILTLSQAVGGAAPPIVISLGGIVGQVLSPDPAFATVPVSLYNLGVAAGTLPAAFIMRRVGRRLGYIFGALIGICGGLVAATGVAASTFLIFCIGTILIGLYGAYLQSFRFAAADSVSGDMKALAISRVMIGGLAAAIIGPQVVIWTSDAVPGLPYVASFISLSGLALLTLFLVSQLKVPRADKAAAVNLSGGRPLSAIARSPRFILAAGTGVISYALMAFIMTATPLAMVACGHTVGEATLGIQWHVLAMFGPSFFTGRLIARFGKETIAATGLVLIAACAAIALSGLGLTHFWAALILLGVGWNFGFIGATAMITDCHTAEERGKVQGLNDFLVFGSVASASFLAGALVNTDNGWSLMNWLVFPAVLVVLVPLLFGRFSSASRA, encoded by the coding sequence ATGAACACCGCCGACAGCCCGGACACCGCCCGCCGCAACATCCGCATCCTCACCCTGTCGCAGGCCGTCGGCGGGGCCGCGCCACCCATCGTTATCTCGCTCGGCGGCATTGTCGGGCAGGTTCTTTCGCCCGATCCGGCCTTCGCCACGGTTCCCGTCAGCCTCTATAATCTCGGCGTTGCCGCGGGCACGCTTCCGGCCGCCTTCATCATGCGCCGGGTCGGCCGCCGGCTCGGCTATATCTTCGGCGCGCTGATCGGCATTTGCGGCGGGCTTGTGGCGGCGACAGGCGTTGCCGCCTCCACCTTCCTCATCTTCTGCATAGGCACGATCCTGATCGGGCTTTACGGCGCCTACCTGCAGAGCTTCCGCTTCGCCGCCGCCGATTCGGTCTCCGGCGACATGAAGGCGCTCGCGATCTCGCGGGTGATGATCGGCGGACTGGCCGCGGCCATCATCGGCCCGCAGGTGGTGATATGGACCAGCGACGCCGTGCCGGGCCTGCCTTATGTGGCGAGCTTCATCAGCCTTTCCGGCCTCGCCCTTCTGACCCTGTTTCTGGTTTCGCAGCTGAAGGTGCCGCGCGCCGACAAGGCCGCCGCCGTCAATCTTTCCGGCGGGCGCCCGTTGTCCGCGATCGCGCGCTCGCCGCGCTTCATCCTTGCCGCCGGCACCGGCGTCATTTCCTACGCACTGATGGCCTTCATCATGACGGCGACGCCGCTTGCCATGGTCGCCTGCGGGCACACGGTCGGCGAGGCGACGCTTGGCATCCAGTGGCACGTGCTCGCCATGTTCGGGCCGAGTTTCTTCACCGGAAGACTGATCGCCCGATTCGGCAAGGAGACAATCGCCGCCACGGGCCTTGTCCTGATCGCGGCCTGCGCGGCGATCGCGCTGTCCGGTCTCGGGCTCACCCATTTCTGGGCCGCCCTCATCCTGCTCGGCGTCGGCTGGAATTTCGGCTTCATCGGCGCCACCGCGATGATCACCGACTGCCATACGGCGGAAGAACGCGGCAAGGTGCAGGGGCTGAACGACTTCCTGGTTTTCGGCTCGGTGGCCTCCGCCTCCTTCCTCGCCGGCGCCCTCGTCAACACCGATAACGGCTGGAGCCTGATGAACTGGCTGGTCTTTCCTGCCGTTCTGGTTGTCCTCGTGCCGCTTCTCTTCGGCCGTTTCTCCAGCGCCTCGCGCGCCTGA
- the pyrC gene encoding dihydroorotase, with protein MKSLTIRRPDDWHLHLRDGAMMEGVIGDTARDFARAIIMPNLVPPVVTAADAAAYRERIIAALPQGAAFTPLMTLYLTETTDPDDVARAYESGLVTAVKLYPAGATTNSASGVRNFDNAMPVLEKMAEVGLNLCVHGEVTSADVDIFDREAVFIDTVLDPLRKRLPELKITMEHVTTKDGIDYISAAERNLAGSITTHHLIINRNDILVGGIRPHYYCLPVAKREAHRKALVAAATSGNPRFFLGTDSAPHVDPAKECGCGCAGIYTAPNTMSCLAHVFENEDALNRLEAFASLNGPAWYGLAPNEETVTLVKRDEPVDYPKKRETGAGPVTVFDPKFPLFWAVER; from the coding sequence ATGAAAAGCCTGACGATCCGCCGCCCCGATGATTGGCATCTGCATCTGCGCGACGGCGCGATGATGGAGGGCGTGATCGGCGATACCGCCCGCGACTTCGCCCGCGCCATCATCATGCCCAATCTGGTGCCGCCGGTGGTGACGGCCGCCGATGCCGCCGCCTATCGCGAGCGGATCATTGCGGCGCTGCCGCAAGGCGCGGCCTTCACCCCGTTGATGACGCTCTACCTCACCGAGACGACCGACCCGGACGACGTCGCGCGCGCTTACGAAAGCGGCCTTGTGACCGCCGTCAAACTTTATCCCGCTGGTGCCACAACCAATTCGGCAAGCGGCGTGCGCAATTTCGACAACGCCATGCCGGTGCTGGAGAAAATGGCGGAAGTCGGGCTCAATCTCTGTGTCCATGGCGAGGTCACGAGCGCCGATGTCGATATCTTCGACCGTGAGGCCGTCTTCATCGACACCGTGCTCGATCCGCTGCGCAAGCGCCTGCCGGAGCTGAAGATCACCATGGAACATGTGACGACCAAGGACGGGATCGATTATATCTCGGCGGCGGAGCGCAATCTCGCCGGCTCGATCACCACACACCACCTGATCATCAACCGCAACGACATTCTCGTCGGCGGCATCCGACCGCATTACTACTGCCTGCCCGTGGCAAAGCGCGAGGCGCACCGCAAGGCCCTGGTCGCGGCCGCGACCTCGGGTAATCCCCGCTTCTTCCTCGGGACCGATTCCGCCCCGCATGTGGATCCGGCCAAGGAATGCGGCTGCGGCTGCGCCGGCATCTATACAGCGCCGAACACGATGAGCTGTCTTGCCCATGTGTTCGAGAACGAAGACGCCCTCAACCGCCTCGAGGCCTTCGCTTCCCTCAACGGTCCGGCCTGGTACGGGCTCGCGCCGAACGAGGAGACAGTGACGCTCGTCAAGCGCGACGAACCGGTCGACTATCCCAAAAAGCGGGAAACCGGCGCCGGTCCGGTGACGGTGTTCGACCCGAAATTCCCGCTTTTCTGGGCGGTGGAGCGGTAA
- a CDS encoding GbsR/MarR family transcriptional regulator, whose amino-acid sequence MTMSPIVQDFVLHFGEMGSRWGINRSVGQIYALLYASREPLCADDMVSELKISRSNVAAGLKELQSWGLVLLRHRPGDRRDYYTTPEDVWSILRTLAEERKKREVDPTLALLADVTTRTPRDEDEEYAQKRMGEMHDLIARLSSWYDDVKGLETERLLMLLGMGARVTRLIETADKMTSFGRKAGRDQNEKV is encoded by the coding sequence ATGACAATGTCGCCCATCGTACAGGATTTCGTTCTCCATTTCGGCGAGATGGGCAGCCGTTGGGGCATCAACCGGTCGGTGGGACAGATTTACGCTCTTCTCTATGCCTCGCGCGAGCCGCTTTGCGCCGACGACATGGTGAGCGAGTTGAAGATTTCGCGGTCCAACGTGGCCGCCGGACTGAAGGAGTTGCAGTCGTGGGGGCTGGTTCTCCTGAGGCACAGGCCGGGCGACCGGCGCGACTACTACACGACGCCGGAGGATGTCTGGTCCATCCTGCGGACACTGGCGGAGGAGCGGAAGAAGCGGGAGGTCGACCCGACGCTCGCCCTGCTTGCCGACGTCACCACGCGCACGCCGCGCGACGAGGATGAGGAATACGCCCAGAAACGCATGGGCGAAATGCATGACCTGATCGCAAGGCTCTCGTCCTGGTACGACGATGTGAAGGGCCTGGAGACGGAAAGGCTGCTGATGCTGCTGGGCATGGGCGCGCGGGTAACGCGGCTCATTGAGACGGCAGACAAGATGACATCGTTCGGCCGCAAGGCCGGGCGCGATCAGAATGAGAAGGTTTGA
- the cydD gene encoding thiol reductant ABC exporter subunit CydD, producing the protein MSELVFEKAADERKDAPHGQPRAERAAVRPASTAQKSQRRARAPKPRGLKIAAWLQTFAELMWLPQAACLAHGIGLMARGEGVSAVLPLAAAVLALGFLKAIAERAGSRLAYRTARAILSEKREAALAALSRRSPLDTSRVASGEAASVIAEQAEHIVPYLARFQTARFKATVVPLAILAVIFPFSWIAGLVLLIAAPLIPVFMALIGWSAQSASEKHLADMGTLNAFLLDRLRGLSTIRAFDAVDLVSRRLTLRAENLRRRTMSVLRIAFMTSAVLELFSALGVAMAAAYIGFHLLGQIGFGAWGGTLTLSEGLFILLLAPAFFDPLRMLSSVWHDRAAGEAALSALDKLAEDGLSMVGAEKEDIAPAKASDRVRPVSVEFRDLGFVHQGSRDPVFEGFNLHVAPGEHVALLGPSGSGKSTLLALLAGLAELRHGRILIDDVTLDDANAARLRTRMAWIGQNPHLFAGSIAGNIRLHRDDISREAVADALKLASLDHVAEAHGNAMVGENGAGLSGGEALRLTLARAAANRAAGLIIADEPTAHLDHRTASDIAEALLTLSSGRTLIVATHDPLLAERMDRVIRLNEDFREVAR; encoded by the coding sequence ATGAGCGAGCTTGTCTTTGAAAAAGCCGCCGACGAACGGAAGGACGCGCCGCACGGGCAACCCCGCGCGGAACGCGCTGCCGTGCGCCCTGCCTCAACCGCACAAAAGAGCCAGCGGCGCGCCCGTGCGCCCAAGCCGCGCGGGCTGAAGATTGCCGCATGGCTGCAGACCTTCGCCGAACTGATGTGGCTGCCGCAGGCGGCCTGTCTCGCCCATGGCATCGGCCTGATGGCGCGCGGCGAGGGCGTTTCGGCCGTGCTGCCGCTTGCAGCCGCCGTTCTTGCGCTCGGTTTTCTGAAGGCGATCGCCGAACGTGCGGGCAGCCGTCTTGCCTACAGGACCGCTCGTGCGATCCTGAGCGAGAAACGCGAGGCAGCGCTCGCAGCGCTCAGCCGCCGTTCGCCGCTCGATACCAGCCGCGTGGCCTCGGGCGAGGCTGCGAGCGTGATCGCGGAGCAGGCCGAACATATCGTGCCTTATCTGGCGCGGTTCCAGACGGCCCGGTTCAAGGCCACGGTCGTGCCGCTTGCCATTCTCGCCGTCATCTTTCCGTTTTCCTGGATTGCCGGCCTTGTCCTCCTGATCGCCGCCCCGCTGATTCCCGTCTTCATGGCGCTGATCGGCTGGAGCGCGCAGTCGGCGAGCGAAAAGCACCTCGCCGACATGGGCACGCTCAATGCCTTTCTCCTCGACCGGTTGCGCGGGCTCTCGACGATCCGCGCCTTCGATGCCGTCGATCTCGTCTCCCGCCGCCTGACGCTCAGGGCGGAAAACCTTCGCCGTCGCACCATGTCTGTGCTGCGCATCGCCTTCATGACCTCTGCGGTGCTGGAACTCTTCTCCGCGCTCGGCGTCGCAATGGCGGCCGCCTATATCGGCTTTCATCTGCTCGGCCAGATCGGCTTCGGCGCCTGGGGCGGCACGCTGACGCTGTCCGAAGGCCTGTTCATCCTGTTGCTGGCCCCCGCCTTCTTCGATCCGCTGCGCATGCTCTCGTCCGTCTGGCACGACCGCGCGGCGGGCGAGGCCGCACTTTCCGCCCTGGACAAACTGGCCGAGGATGGCCTGTCGATGGTCGGCGCCGAGAAGGAAGACATCGCTCCTGCAAAAGCATCGGATCGGGTTCGTCCCGTCAGCGTCGAGTTCCGCGATCTCGGCTTTGTCCATCAGGGCTCGCGCGATCCGGTGTTCGAGGGATTCAATCTCCACGTTGCCCCCGGCGAACATGTCGCCCTGCTCGGTCCGTCCGGCAGCGGCAAGTCGACGCTTCTGGCCCTGCTGGCGGGCCTTGCCGAACTTCGCCACGGCCGCATCCTGATCGACGACGTGACGCTGGATGATGCCAATGCGGCGCGGCTTCGCACCCGCATGGCCTGGATCGGCCAGAACCCGCATCTCTTCGCGGGCTCGATTGCCGGCAATATCCGCCTGCACCGCGACGACATTTCCCGCGAGGCCGTGGCCGATGCGCTGAAGCTTGCCTCGCTCGACCATGTGGCCGAGGCTCATGGCAATGCCATGGTCGGCGAGAACGGCGCGGGACTTTCCGGCGGCGAGGCCTTGCGGCTGACGCTGGCGCGCGCTGCCGCCAATCGTGCCGCCGGGCTGATCATCGCCGATGAGCCGACCGCCCATCTCGATCACCGCACGGCTAGCGATATCGCCGAGGCGCTGCTGACGCTTTCAAGCGGCCGCACGCTGATCGTCGCCACCCATGATCCGCTGCTCGCCGAACGCATGGACCGCGTCATCCGCCTCAACGAGGATTTTCGGGAGGTCGCGCGATGA
- the cydB gene encoding cytochrome d ubiquinol oxidase subunit II: MVLHDLISYEVLRVIWWLLLGVLLIGFAIMDGFDLGTATLLPFVAKGDTERRIVVNTVGPVWEGNQVWLILGGGAIFAAWPAIYAVSFSGFYLAMFAILFALILRPVGFKYRSKRESATWRNTWDWMLFIGGFVPTLIFGVALGNVLQGVPFRLDDDLRIFYDGSFFGLLNPFALLAGLVCVAMLVMHGAAYLSTKTEGPINDRARAYGSVSALALIVLFALAGVWLYYGIDGYAYTGAVDAAGPSNPLLNDVAREQGAWFVNYGRYPWMMLAPALGFLGAIGAFIGLKGSKPALAMLSSSAAVFGVVATPGVAMFPFILPSSEQPAASLTAWDSSSSHLTLFIMLVCALIFVPLILAYTSWVFHIMWGKVTDKDINGGGHAY, translated from the coding sequence ATGGTACTACACGATCTCATCTCCTACGAAGTCCTCCGCGTGATCTGGTGGCTGCTGCTCGGCGTCCTGCTGATCGGCTTCGCCATCATGGACGGCTTCGACCTCGGCACGGCAACGCTTCTGCCTTTCGTTGCCAAGGGTGACACCGAACGCCGCATCGTCGTCAACACGGTCGGCCCGGTCTGGGAAGGCAACCAGGTCTGGCTCATTCTCGGCGGCGGCGCGATCTTCGCCGCCTGGCCGGCAATCTACGCCGTGTCCTTCTCGGGCTTCTACCTGGCGATGTTCGCGATTCTGTTCGCGCTCATCCTGCGCCCGGTCGGCTTCAAGTACCGCTCCAAGCGCGAAAGCGCCACCTGGCGCAATACCTGGGACTGGATGCTGTTCATCGGCGGCTTCGTGCCGACGCTGATCTTCGGCGTGGCGCTCGGCAATGTGCTGCAGGGCGTTCCCTTCCGGCTCGATGACGACCTTCGCATCTTCTACGACGGTTCGTTCTTCGGCCTTTTGAACCCCTTCGCGTTGCTGGCTGGCCTCGTCTGCGTCGCGATGCTTGTCATGCACGGCGCGGCCTACCTGTCGACCAAGACGGAAGGCCCGATCAACGACCGCGCCCGCGCCTATGGCTCGGTCTCCGCGCTCGCGCTGATCGTGCTGTTCGCGCTCGCCGGCGTCTGGCTCTATTACGGCATTGACGGCTACGCCTATACCGGCGCCGTTGACGCCGCAGGACCTTCGAACCCGCTCCTGAACGACGTTGCCCGTGAACAGGGCGCCTGGTTCGTCAACTACGGACGCTACCCGTGGATGATGCTGGCGCCGGCGCTCGGCTTCCTCGGTGCGATCGGCGCCTTCATCGGGCTGAAGGGCTCCAAACCGGCGCTCGCCATGCTGTCGTCCTCGGCTGCCGTGTTCGGCGTCGTGGCTACGCCCGGCGTCGCGATGTTCCCCTTCATCCTGCCGTCGTCGGAGCAGCCCGCTGCAAGCCTGACGGCCTGGGATTCATCGTCGAGCCACCTGACGCTGTTCATCATGCTGGTCTGTGCCCTCATTTTCGTGCCGCTCATCCTCGCCTACACGTCGTGGGTCTTCCACATCATGTGGGGCAAGGTGACCGACAAGGACATCAACGGCGGCGGACACGCCTACTGA
- a CDS encoding LamB/YcsF family protein yields the protein MTRQRIDINCDMGESFGAWEKGDDAAMLKVVSSANIACGFHAGDPDIMARTFALARERNVAVGAHPGFPDLMGFGRRQIPYSVGEIERLVAYQIGAAQAISQYVGHPITHVKPHGALGNLAQHDEAVARAICNAIKAVDSSLICLAIALGQQHRIAEEMGLTVVSEIFADRAYTDEGILVPRGMKGAVIRDPDAAAWRVVEMVSEGAIVTVSGKRLETPMGSICVHGDAPEALAIAQAVRNGLEKQGFAIANFIR from the coding sequence GTGACCCGCCAGAGGATCGACATCAACTGCGACATGGGGGAAAGCTTCGGCGCCTGGGAGAAGGGCGACGACGCGGCGATGCTGAAGGTCGTCTCCTCCGCCAACATCGCCTGCGGCTTCCATGCCGGCGATCCCGATATCATGGCCAGGACCTTCGCGCTGGCGCGCGAGCGCAATGTCGCCGTCGGGGCGCATCCGGGCTTTCCCGATCTGATGGGCTTCGGGCGCCGGCAGATCCCCTATTCGGTCGGCGAGATCGAGCGGCTCGTCGCCTACCAGATCGGCGCCGCGCAGGCGATTTCACAATATGTCGGCCACCCGATCACCCATGTGAAACCCCACGGCGCGCTCGGCAATCTCGCCCAGCACGACGAGGCCGTCGCCCGCGCCATCTGCAATGCGATCAAGGCGGTCGATTCCTCGCTGATCTGCCTTGCCATCGCGCTCGGCCAGCAGCACCGCATTGCCGAGGAAATGGGACTGACCGTGGTCTCGGAAATCTTCGCCGACCGCGCCTATACCGACGAGGGCATTCTGGTGCCGCGGGGCATGAAGGGGGCGGTGATCCGCGATCCGGATGCCGCCGCCTGGCGCGTTGTTGAAATGGTCAGCGAAGGCGCGATCGTCACCGTTTCCGGCAAGCGGCTCGAAACGCCGATGGGCTCGATCTGCGTCCACGGCGACGCGCCCGAGGCGCTCGCGATCGCCCAGGCCGTGCGCAACGGCCTGGAAAAGCAGGGCTTCGCCATTGCCAACTTCATACGCTAG
- a CDS encoding ArsR/SmtB family transcription factor, translating into MKIESENMVESADEACELLKALGNRHRLLILCQLIDGERSVGELADFLGIRDSTVSQHLALLRREKLIAGRREGQTIWYRIESEPARQILTTLYDAYCVKDRNRTS; encoded by the coding sequence ATGAAGATTGAATCCGAAAACATGGTCGAATCCGCGGATGAAGCCTGCGAGCTGTTGAAGGCGCTGGGCAATCGTCACCGGCTTCTCATTCTCTGCCAGCTCATCGATGGCGAACGATCCGTCGGTGAACTTGCGGATTTTCTCGGCATCCGGGATTCCACCGTTTCCCAGCATCTGGCGCTTCTGCGGCGCGAGAAGCTGATTGCCGGTCGGCGCGAGGGGCAGACGATCTGGTACCGGATAGAGAGCGAACCCGCGCGGCAGATCCTCACCACGCTTTACGACGCCTATTGCGTGAAAGACCGCAACCGGACGAGCTGA
- the cydX gene encoding cytochrome bd-I oxidase subunit CydX, with product MWYFAWILGLPLAALFAVLNAMWYELMDDRAKARQSQKQG from the coding sequence ATGTGGTATTTCGCATGGATCCTCGGCCTGCCGCTTGCCGCTCTTTTCGCGGTGCTCAACGCGATGTGGTACGAACTGATGGATGACCGCGCCAAGGCGCGCCAGAGCCAGAAACAGGGCTGA
- the cydC gene encoding thiol reductant ABC exporter subunit CydC, with product MRAGKFTSLGPIIRLFWRERRGGLMAGAALSAATVLAGIALLGVSGWFVTAAAIAGLTTATALAFDVFAPSAAIRFLALSRTAARYFERLQTHDATLRVLAGLRVRLFQGFTAPGAAKALALRPARLLFRLTADVDALDSLYLRVLVPGFVAIIAGLVTIAALGALSWPLAFAVGAAIVIPGLAIPALSARFAEKPARRLAHAQEALRARSVDLVAGQSELAFAGGLQDQRARVAAADAREHASDLALNRIETNAGFGFDIVTAFILSGVLLAGASLASAGTVTAPLAALALLIAFAALEPFAGLRRGAMELGRTLLAARRLSPRLDAEPGSRFRPEAPKPGHALALDNVTMRYEGRARAAVSNLSISVKTGEKVALIGASGAGKSSIMALFAGEAAPQAGTVAALDATILSQRTELFQDSLRANLKIAAPAADDDAMMAALDAAGLGETVRALPQGLDTDLGEQGIGLSGGQSRRLALARLLLRDTPVFLLDEPTEGLDGKTARDVMSRINARAGESRTLLVATHIRREAEIADRLLVIERGRIISAPKRGEPGFDAALAALRPD from the coding sequence ATGAGAGCCGGCAAGTTTACAAGCCTCGGTCCGATCATCCGGCTTTTCTGGCGCGAACGGCGCGGCGGGCTAATGGCGGGCGCTGCCCTTTCGGCTGCCACCGTGCTTGCCGGCATTGCCCTTCTCGGCGTTTCCGGCTGGTTCGTCACCGCCGCGGCCATCGCCGGGCTGACGACCGCCACCGCGCTTGCCTTCGACGTCTTCGCCCCGTCGGCGGCCATCCGCTTTCTGGCGTTGTCGCGCACGGCGGCGCGCTATTTCGAGCGGCTGCAGACCCATGACGCGACGCTCAGGGTGCTCGCCGGCCTGCGCGTGCGCCTGTTTCAGGGCTTTACCGCACCGGGCGCCGCGAAGGCGCTTGCGCTGCGCCCCGCCCGCCTGCTGTTCCGCCTGACGGCTGACGTGGACGCGCTGGATTCGCTTTATCTCAGGGTTCTGGTGCCGGGTTTCGTCGCCATCATCGCCGGCCTCGTCACCATCGCCGCGCTCGGCGCGCTGTCCTGGCCGCTTGCCTTTGCCGTCGGCGCCGCGATCGTCATTCCGGGCCTCGCCATTCCGGCACTTTCCGCGCGCTTTGCCGAAAAACCGGCGCGTCGCCTCGCCCATGCGCAGGAGGCACTGCGCGCCCGCTCGGTTGATCTGGTCGCCGGCCAGAGCGAGCTTGCCTTTGCCGGCGGTCTTCAGGACCAGCGCGCCCGCGTTGCGGCGGCCGACGCCCGCGAACATGCCTCGGATCTGGCGCTGAACCGGATCGAGACCAATGCCGGTTTCGGCTTCGACATCGTCACCGCCTTCATCCTGTCGGGCGTCCTGCTGGCCGGCGCGTCGCTTGCTTCCGCAGGCACGGTCACAGCGCCGCTGGCAGCCCTTGCTCTGCTGATCGCCTTTGCCGCGCTGGAGCCCTTTGCCGGCCTGCGCCGCGGCGCGATGGAACTCGGCCGCACGCTTCTGGCCGCGCGCCGCCTTTCGCCGCGCCTTGATGCGGAGCCTGGCAGCCGTTTCCGGCCGGAAGCGCCGAAGCCCGGCCATGCGCTCGCGCTCGATAATGTGACCATGCGCTACGAAGGCCGCGCCCGCGCCGCCGTCTCGAACCTCTCGATTTCCGTGAAGACCGGCGAGAAGGTCGCGCTGATCGGCGCCAGCGGTGCGGGAAAATCCTCGATCATGGCGCTTTTTGCAGGCGAGGCCGCACCTCAGGCCGGAACCGTCGCCGCCCTTGACGCGACGATCCTCAGCCAGCGCACGGAGCTTTTTCAGGATTCGCTGCGCGCCAACCTGAAGATCGCAGCCCCTGCCGCCGATGACGACGCCATGATGGCGGCGCTTGATGCGGCCGGACTCGGTGAAACCGTTCGCGCCCTGCCGCAAGGCCTTGATACCGATCTCGGCGAACAGGGCATCGGCCTTTCCGGCGGCCAGTCGCGCCGCCTGGCGCTTGCCCGCCTGCTTTTGCGCGACACGCCGGTCTTCCTGCTCGACGAGCCGACCGAAGGCCTCGACGGCAAAACGGCGCGCGATGTCATGTCACGGATCAATGCGCGCGCCGGCGAGAGCCGTACGCTCCTCGTCGCGACGCATATCCGCAGGGAGGCGGAAATCGCCGACCGGCTGCTTGTTATCGAACGGGGGCGGATCATTTCCGCCCCCAAACGAGGCGAACCCGGCTTTGACGCCGCGCTCGCCGCCTTGAGGCCGGACTAG